aatatatatttttatttattctctCGACAATATTACTTTGGACTCTGTCCCGCCCGCGACAACCTTTGCCCTGCCACCACCCTGTTGCCTCTGTCCGTCACACTCGTCCTTGTCCGCAACTACCGCGGGCCGCTAAGGTCCTGTTTTCTCCCCGCCATCTCCGTTTTCGAGAGAGAAAAATAATGGCGTAGGTGTCAGAAGAGGGCAAAAGGTAGAGAGAGAAAAATAAACACTGCACCTGCGCTTCGAATCCCCAAATGCCCGGTGAAAGGATCGACCGGCGTCCGAACGGGTGCCACCACTTAGAGACGGCCGAAAGCATGTCTGCACGCCGGAGTTGATCTTGCGCCATCTCCTCACCTACCGTAGCGGCTGCGGTGGTAAAACGACGCCGGGCACACAGGCGTCTCTCGACCTCGTTCATTATCATCATCGAAATCGCTGACGAGGAGGAGGCGGACCAAGTACAACCCGGTGCCCGTAGTTTCTCGATTCCTTGATCTGGTGTCGATCGAGATGGGGTTTCTGCTGTTGATCCTCCGTGATTTGATTGTCCATGAACTTGGACGAGTGCATAGGATCCATCGAAGCACTAAGGCGGCGACCGCGCGAGAGATCTGTTAAGAAGCTTGTCCGGCCTCCGGCGGCGAGAAGAAATTCTAGGGTTTTATACTTGATCACGAACGAAGATGAGGAAGAGAAGCAAAGGGAAGAGACAACAAGGAAGAGACCTTCTGGTGAGGGAACACTGTGTCGGTAAGCTATTTATTTGCATCAGAAAACAAAGCCTACCATCGATATTACGATGCACGAAGGTGCCCATCGCCCGTTCGATCGAACGATTCGGGTGGTGATGGGCGCCATCTCATTAATGAACGGTCGAGATTTAAGATTTGTTCAATAATATATGTTTCTTCTCAAATGGCTTAATTCCCTGCCTCCCCCCAGTCGATCGCGGTCGCAGCCCCAACAACACAACAGCAGTCGTCCGCCGCCGCCGTCTTGGCGACAAGCATTCCTACCTACTGTTAGGTTAGTTCGGgttcccttcttccttctatcggcacctcctccccccccctctctctctctctctctctcataactCCATCTTCCCCTAAGGTTATCTTTTCTCCTCTCTGTCCCCTTCTCTCCTATAGCCTTATCCACCCAGTCTCTGCTTCCCCCCATCagagccgccgccaccctgccgagcCTCCACGACCTCCTTCTCTTCCCCCGTGCTTCTTCCACCGTCACCCCCCCTTCTCCGTTCTCAgtcatcctcttccttctctccctGTCTCTCTCCTTCTTCCCCCATTAGTAATTGACAGGTATACCGTGGTAGCATCATATTGATACTCGATTGGATAGGTACAATAAGATTAGTTTACTGTAAAGTTTGGAACCGTGCTCTACAATGTGACTAGAAATACTTACCAATCAGGAATAATTTACTAAgtttttgatatttttacaaaataaaatatctattagTTTTATTCTCTTTGGTCCAATTGATTGACTTACCATCTCTACCAAGGACACAAAGTGTAGTCTAGGTGATATAGGTTCATCAAACAATGTGTTTAGTAGTTGATTAAATTGGTACTTAGAGGTGCTTAATCCTACCCAGAATTGCGTTGGGTGAGGCTAGATAAGCCCCAAAGGAGAATGCTTGAGCTTTATTTTTTAAAGCTAATTGAGGACTTGTAGGCCTTACTGATTACTGAGGTCCAGGACTGGCTCTATCGCATTGCATTTGCACCTAATAGTAAGATTCGTTTCATAGATCATTTCTTTGCAGTTTTTGTTGCAGGAAAAGAGAGGAGATGACAGCAGAAGAGGGGGACAAGTCATTTCTTGAGCGTATGCTTTCCCATCTACGCTCCACCAGCAAGTATGGGATGgtctttttctattatttttacaTGTTCAATTTGATGCTCTCCTggagtaaaaaaaaaaggaaaacagggAAACAATCTTATTGATGTATATGGTGGATGAGTTTCTGTTAACCTCTATTCCTTTTTTGTTAAGGTTTTGCATAATTAGACATCCATAGGCACTTCAAATTTTCTTCTTTGCTTCGCTCTCTCTGCGAATGATTTTGCTGCACAAATTTGTTacattatgtttttttttgttcaaCATGCATCATAATTTGTTTACTCATTGTATTCCTTTATAAAGTTATATGTCGTGTAATCCACATACCACACCACAAAATTAAGGAGATCATCCATGAATTAACTAGAAGTCTCTGATGACCCTTTTTTATTGTTATTTGGGTTTCTTCTCGTAAGCTgcaaaatttacaaaaaaaaaaaaagaaaaagaaatcagcaCTACATTCATATAGTGTTGATTTTGTGCAAGTATCATACATGGCATGGCACAAAAAGGAGGAGCTTCATATTGAATGCTATGTCACATTCTTTTAAATGTTCTATTAACATCGTTTTACAGACTGGTCACAGTTTTAGACCTTCTATTTACTAGTTTAACTAGGAAAACATGTAAGTTTGAGCTCAGTCGTCTTGTTTTACATTACCAATTCATCGACAAGCTTCTGTACATGTAATGTTTTGAGATTTGGAACCTGGAACAACCTAATGTTGAGATCAAATTAGgtgtgtttgaatatattttatcaTAGTGATTATATATATTAGTAGTTGAACTATACTTTAGAAGAAAGCATATGCTGAATAAAGACAAAAAACAACATAAGAATAAATAGAAGAATAGAATCAAAGTTGATAGCATGGCAGACAGGAGCGGCAAAGTCTCATAGTGTAAAGATTTGTATCCTCTTATAAGTAGCTTTCTTACCCAAGCGACATGGTCTTTAGGTAGAACTCATATTGTAGGACTTTCACTAATATTACAGCTCCTAAAAATCCCACGTGAACTATTTTAACACCTGCAACATCCAATTTAGAAACAAATAGATCTAGTTCAAATTGAATCTTAATCACTCCCACAAACCTATATGAAACAATATGACTTGTATGCATCAATTCTGctcaaaacaaggctttcaagttaATCTTAAGGCTCCCTTATCTATGGTAAAAAAAATTCCAGAGAGTTGAGAAGCCACTCCAAATGTTCATGTGATAAATTCTATAGCTAACTTGAGTCATAGCTAAATCTGATAAGTTCAATGTAAACCTAATCTATTTAGGCTGCAGTATAACTTGTCATATTTATCGATCAACTGGTCCAAACATAAACTTGTACATATGCTTCACGTGGGGGAACATGTTTTCAACGAACACGAGCCAGTACTAAAGTCAATCTTCTTTTAAAAGGCATCAAAaaagaattttatttttgttgCTGGTAAATAGCAGGTGTCACTTCCCTTAAGCAACATTAAATAGTAATACAATACATAGATGAGTGTGCTTAAtaacatgttatcatacaatgaagaAGGTACACAATGTAGATTATACCTCCTAAATGTTCTCTGCAATATATAAATTTACTTCTCTTGCATTCAAGACCTATATTTTAGTGAGTAGTTATGTATTTTGCTTGGATTTGGCTCTAAAACCCATTATTTGTGTTTCCAAACTACTGGTATTTCTTCTTTATGCTTGTCATGTCGATTTGAATTAGGGGAACCCTGGTGCACTCTTTCTTTGTTCTGTTAGATTGAATGGCTTAGCCACAAATCAAGTAGGCTGTAACGACTACTCGGTTGGCATCTTATCTCTATTTTTCATGAGCTAATTACAGTTAGAAACTTTTGCCACTGTTGAGTGATCTGCTAATGATAAGTTCAATGTTCAAAGTGACTTTGATGCATCAGCCTCAGATGTCCTGGTTTGGTTGCTTTTGGACTTGCTCAAGATTTCAGTTCAGGATGCCTCATTTTTCTTTGTACTTTCGAGATGCTGTAATTCATTTAACATAGCTTGTTCTTGCTTACCGCTTGTTGCGTTCATTATCATTTTGGGTGAAACTTTCTCACTTTCATAGTTCTTCATTTAGTTGTTCTGTGAACTTGAATTTCTTTGCTGCAACAAAATGAATCATGTGATACAACAATACCAGGAACCCACCATGAAACTGTATCATGTGATATAATTGGTAAACTAATCTGATTTCTAATTGAAGGATTGAAGTTTTCTAATGCATAATAAAAGTGTTTTTGGAGAAAACATTTTGGGCTCTGTCCAACATGACATTTTCTTTTGGTATTTTGGtattttgattttatattttgtattattttcaATTTCAGGTATTACACTGGATATCCAAAAGATCTTGGACCTTCACGTATTGTTCACTTCACCTCCGAGCGTCATTTTGTTCAGCTACTACATGAAGGCAGTCCTGTAGTTGTTGCATTTACTATTAGGTGTTGCTAATTATTTtcttttaccaattgattttcatTGGCTTCTATTGGTAACGCTCTATTGAAAAATAAATGTCTCACTGTTTGCATGTCCAAAACCATTTTTTCTTGTGTACTCAAATCCAATGCATAGTTTGGTGCACAATTTATTTCTTTATTATCACTTGTCCGTAGGATGATCCATAAGTAGAAATCTGTAGCAAATGCTTATTTTCTCTCCTAGTTTCGCACTAGTGTTTGTTATTAACATAATGATCCTTAGTATATCTATAGATTGGATTGAAGAAGTAGTTTAACAcatttggtaaatttcttggagATTAATTTGAATACATGCATAGCCTGTGTTAGTGTACCACTGAACATATTTAAGTAGCTTGGCGTATAATTGTAGGTGTCCTTACACAAAGCATCTTGATAAAGTGTTGGAGGAAGCTGCTGCTGAGTTTTACCCTCACTTCAAATTCGTGCGTGTATGCCTATTTCACCTTGTGCCAttgctttatatgtttagttagcATCCTTGTTCAGGAGTTTCCATGTACTTGtatattttgttgattttttttttttgctgagtAAACAGCTTGAGCACATTTCATTGTCATTAATCACATGAGTTACCTAATATCTTGGTTGTTATTTAGAAATATCTCATTAATCATGGTATGCATGCTTCTTGGCAATAATCATCCTATGCCTTCTGCATAATTAACTTTCTGCATTTCTAGTTGTATCATGTTGATGCAACCCAGGGACCTGCAAGATGGTCATGGGGACTTatttacttaattttcaatggatTTATCCATGTTGTCATTTTTTAATGAATTTATATATTGAGAAGTAGATTAGAGGTTACAATTGTTATATTTGGGCTGTCGCCATACCTCGGTTTAATTTTCTTCTGTTCTCTTTACCACCTcgctttgttcttcttctttccctaCTTCCTCTATTTTCTTTCTTTCAATACTAAACTCATCGGCTAAGACTAAATCAGCATCTGTATGACAGAATTTTGCTTCATATGAACTTTGGTTATTTATCTGTTTGGCAGTTTATTATTGTCCAAGATATCTGGATGTTGGGTTTCACCTTTGTGAACCCATCCTTGTTGTGATTCATGCCTTATGCAACAAAGTTGAACCTTAAAATTAAAACTTTCTGGTGCTGGTTTTGGTGCTTGCTTCAACCATGGGAAGTTTTGTGTATAATGCTTCCATTTTCACAGTATATATGTATACTGTTTTTGGTTTTTAAGCATACTCATGCATGAATGTATCTGTAGATACACATACATCTAATAAATTTTATGCATGCATGGATACATATTCTTTTCTGGTTCTATAAGTCAAAATTTATCTTGCTACTTAATAATTGATTGTAATAAGCAAGACCATTGTGCAAAGTCAATAGAAGAGGGCAAAATATTCATTATGATAGGTTCTAGCATGGAAGAAGCTGGGCAATATTTCCTGTTGATCTACTGAATGCAAGAATCCAGTCCCTTGAGCATTGGCAAATCTATATATTCTCTGGGGGACCAATGCCTCTCCAATGCTCTTGAAACCCTTGAACAATCGCCTTTCGTTTCTTTTTTCTGCTCTTTTTCCTCTACCTCTCCTGTTCAAACTTTCTCCTTTCAGGGTAACTAATTTCAGTAAGCGTCACACTCCTCAGAAATTGTGTTTCCttttcaagtactttttagaactTTAATTCCATACAATTTCTTTAAAATCTCATTATCTTAGTTTTGGAATAGGACTTGTATTAGTTCATATAAGCATAGACATGAAAAAGAAATATCACATGTTAGACAATGCTGTACCAAATAAAGTTGGTAAAATAACCTTATTAGATCTTCACTTCTGCAAATTCAGCTTATTGTGGTTTTGAAACGGTaatcaaaattctttttgattAGTGGTCTATTGGAACGTATTAATGGTTGTCATTATTGGTATCTAGTGTGATTGTCGAGTTCTGTACCAATATTGATGAACTTTTAGAATTATTATCATTTTGTCATTCATTATGTCAAATTAGTAATATCTATATATTGTTTCTTACTGTGGTTTATACAGGTGGAATGCCCAAAATATCCAGCATTTTGCTTAACGAGACAAAGGAATGAGTATCCAttcattgaaatattttacagtcCAGAACAAGTAATCTTTtcacctttttctttcttctttagtGTATGTTCTAATCCAATCCGCTTGACCTGTAATAACACACTAACAATTTGTAAAGGAATCTGGCACTTTGATCGTGCTTACAGTTATGGGATGAATATCTTAGTGATGTAAACTATTAGTTCACGGATGTGGATTACCATAAATGTGATATTTTGTTGTTTTATGTTGTCTTTTTCACTAATCTCTTATTATGATTTCCTAGGCAACTGGCCAGGGAAAAGTGGTAGATCCTAACATCACAAAGTATTCAGTGAAAGTCTTGCCAGTAAGTCTCTAATTTTGTGTTAAAAGTTTTGTATGTCATCATTTACTTATTCATTTAAAGCTTAATGTTTATCTTAGACTCTTACTCTGTACCAAACCATATACCGACACATGACCATTGTGATATATTTTTTTCCCTCCGATGTGGTTTTATTTATCATGAATCCTAATTTGAGATGCCTCCTGTTTTAAATTCTTGATCACTTTTAAGTTGTGATCTTGTTAGTGTAATTAATGTAGTTCTTACCCTCAAATGTTGCTTCTGAAAGTTCTCATCAAGGTTTTGGCGCCGTCGCTTACCACCTGGTAGACCCGGTATGCACCAGCCTGAGCCAGGTCTGGGTTTGCTGGTGTACTACACCTCAGGTCTTAGTGGTAAATGCTCTTTTTACTATCCTTTTTGGCATTGTGCCAACCAGTACCAATACATACTGATCTATAGGTTCCAGCCTGAGCTGATTCTGGTATGGGTACTGTTACTGGTATTCTAAGCCATGTTTTCATCGCCATTAGATCGACTTTGTAAATTATGAAATTTGGCTTTAAGATCTACGAAGGAACCCCAAAAGCGAAGATGCTCTCTGAATCCCTACCAAaaactgaactcctattagcttcCTCACTGGTGTAAAATGGCACTGTGTGATTGATCAACATCTCAGAGGAAGATAGTCTCTTCTCCTTCATGGATGGATAGATTTCCTTGACAATTCTACTAGGCTTGCAGTTCTAGTAGCACCACCATTTTTGGTACTCATTCCAAAGGCTGAACTTTTGGTTAAAATTGAGCATATTATATGTCTAGAATAATGCTTCTTAATTGTGAAACTAGTGTTGGACGTATCTCGATCCTTCAAAGGTTTCGTTTTTTTTCATTTAGGAAGAGCCACAGGTTGATTCTATCAACTTTCCTGTTGTAgttcaaaagcttaaattgtttCGGACTTACAAGATGTGCTGTAAGGATTCTGGTGCCATGTAAGCTGGCATTTGACCTTGTTACAGAACACAGGTTGCATCTTCCCATTTTTCTTTCTTGAGAATTTATAGGAGAATTGCATGTTGATTCTGTCGCAGTCAGAAGGTCAAATTATTCAATTTTACAGTAAACATATAAAATGGTTTTTTTTCACCTTTACAGTAAACATATAGATGGTTTCTGGTTTTTATATTGCAGTTGGATATGCTAGAAACAAAGACTAAATTTGGCATTATTTAAGAGGCACTTTCGTTTGAAAGGCCCACATAGGTTGAAAGTTTACGAAGGGTCATCCTGCTATTTTGAAGCTTTCTTTGCTCTAGTATCTTTTTGTTGGTGGGTCATGTTTGAACCTGCCCATAATAGTTAGGTCTTCATCTCTAAGCCGAAAAGTCAGATCTAAGCATCAGGTGAGCATTTGGTCCTGTTTGCTTCATCTATTTGTACAGAAATGCCTTGGGAAAAATGAGTACGGCAAAGTTCATTGTGTATTACTGATCATGTTTTACTAGGATAAACCATATCGGATCATCCAATCACTTAATTTTCTCTTTATCCGTGCAGTTTAACTACGACGTAAGTGTGTATGGGTTTCGAGAATTTTTCAAGCGACATGGAATGAATTTACCAGAAACCAAGTAAAGCTGCCACAGCCATTGCACCGTCATATATGTTTGATGGATTCCGAAACCTGCATGTGTAGCTCCATGGGAATTTTGATCATAAGCCCTTTGCCTGTGACGAAGCTTAATGGCCGAAGATGCTACATGCCTGGAAGTATCATTT
This Musa acuminata AAA Group cultivar baxijiao chromosome BXJ1-2, Cavendish_Baxijiao_AAA, whole genome shotgun sequence DNA region includes the following protein-coding sequences:
- the LOC135606568 gene encoding uncharacterized protein LOC135606568 isoform X10, translating into MFLLKWLNSLPPPSRSRSQPQQHNSSRPPPPSWRQAFLPTVSFCCRKREEMTAEEGDKSFLERMLSHLRSTSKYYTGYPKDLGPSRIVHFTSERHFVQLLHEGSPVVVAFTIRCPYTKHLDKVLEEAAAEFYPHFKFVRVECPKYPAFCLTRQRNEYPFIEIFYSPEQATGQGKVVDPNITKYSVKVLPFNYDVSVYGFREFFKRHGMNLPETK
- the LOC135606568 gene encoding uncharacterized protein LOC135606568 isoform X1, whose product is MNLDECIGSIEALRRRPRERSVKKLVRPPAARRNSRVLYLITNEDEEEKQREETTRKRPSGEGTLCRRSRSQPQQHNSSRPPPPSWRQAFLPTVSFCCRKREEMTAEEGDKSFLERMLSHLRSTSKYYTGYPKDLGPSRIVHFTSERHFVQLLHEGSPVVVAFTIRCPYTKHLDKVLEEAAAEFYPHFKFVRVECPKYPAFCLTRQRNEYPFIEIFYSPEQATGQGKVVDPNITKYSVKVLPFNYDVSVYGFREFFKRHGMNLPETK
- the LOC135606568 gene encoding uncharacterized protein LOC135606568 isoform X2, with the protein product MNLDECIGSIEALRRRPRERSVKKLVRPPAARRNSRVLYLITNEDEEEKQREETTRKRPSGEGTLCRRSRSQPQQHNSSRPPPPSWRQAFLPTVSFCCRKREEMTAEEGDKSFLERMLSHLRSTSKYYTGYPKDLGPSRIVHFTSERHFVQLLHEGSPVVVAFTIRCPYTKHLDKVLEEAAAEFYPHFKFVECPKYPAFCLTRQRNEYPFIEIFYSPEQATGQGKVVDPNITKYSVKVLPFNYDVSVYGFREFFKRHGMNLPETK
- the LOC135606568 gene encoding uncharacterized protein LOC135606568 isoform X9; this translates as MNLDECIGSIEALRRRPRERSVKKLVRPPAARRNSRVLYLITNEDEEEKQREETTRKRPSGEGTLCRRSRSQPQQHNSSRPPPPSWRQAFLPTVRKREEMTAEEGDKSFLERMLSHLRSTSKCPYTKHLDKVLEEAAAEFYPHFKFVRVECPKYPAFCLTRQRNEYPFIEIFYSPEQATGQGKVVDPNITKYSVKVLPFNYDVSVYGFREFFKRHGMNLPETK
- the LOC135606568 gene encoding uncharacterized protein LOC135606568 isoform X7, whose amino-acid sequence is MNLDECIGSIEALRRRPRERSVKKLVRPPAARRNSRVLYLITNEDEEEKQREETTRKRPSGEGTLCRRSRSQPQQHNSSRPPPPSWRQAFLPTVSFCCRKREEMTAEEGDKSFLERMLSHLRSTSKCPYTKHLDKVLEEAAAEFYPHFKFVRVECPKYPAFCLTRQRNEYPFIEIFYSPEQATGQGKVVDPNITKYSVKVLPFNYDVSVYGFREFFKRHGMNLPETK
- the LOC135606568 gene encoding uncharacterized protein LOC135606568 isoform X3 — translated: MNLDECIGSIEALRRRPRERSVKKLVRPPAARRNSRVLYLITNEDEEEKQREETTRKRPSGEGTLCRRSRSQPQQHNSSRPPPPSWRQAFLPTVRKREEMTAEEGDKSFLERMLSHLRSTSKYYTGYPKDLGPSRIVHFTSERHFVQLLHEGSPVVVAFTIRCPYTKHLDKVLEEAAAEFYPHFKFVRVECPKYPAFCLTRQRNEYPFIEIFYSPEQATGQGKVVDPNITKYSVKVLPFNYDVSVYGFREFFKRHGMNLPETK
- the LOC135606568 gene encoding uncharacterized protein LOC135606568 isoform X11, with the translated sequence MTAEEGDKSFLERMLSHLRSTSKYYTGYPKDLGPSRIVHFTSERHFVQLLHEGSPVVVAFTIRCPYTKHLDKVLEEAAAEFYPHFKFVRVECPKYPAFCLTRQRNEYPFIEIFYSPEQATGQGKVVDPNITKYSVKVLPFNYDVSVYGFREFFKRHGMNLPETK
- the LOC135606568 gene encoding uncharacterized protein LOC135606568 isoform X4; translation: MNLDECIGSIEALRRRPRERSVKKLVRPPAARRNSRVLYLITNEDEEEKQREETTRKRPSGEGTLCRFCCRKREEMTAEEGDKSFLERMLSHLRSTSKYYTGYPKDLGPSRIVHFTSERHFVQLLHEGSPVVVAFTIRCPYTKHLDKVLEEAAAEFYPHFKFVRVECPKYPAFCLTRQRNEYPFIEIFYSPEQATGQGKVVDPNITKYSVKVLPFNYDVSVYGFREFFKRHGMNLPETK
- the LOC135606568 gene encoding uncharacterized protein LOC135606568 isoform X6, translated to MNLDECIGSIEALRRRPRERSVKKLVRPPAARRNSRVLYLITNEDEEEKQREETTRKRPSGEGTLCRKREEMTAEEGDKSFLERMLSHLRSTSKYYTGYPKDLGPSRIVHFTSERHFVQLLHEGSPVVVAFTIRCPYTKHLDKVLEEAAAEFYPHFKFVRVECPKYPAFCLTRQRNEYPFIEIFYSPEQATGQGKVVDPNITKYSVKVLPFNYDVSVYGFREFFKRHGMNLPETK
- the LOC135606568 gene encoding uncharacterized protein LOC135606568 isoform X8; this translates as MNLDECIGSIEALRRRPRERSVKKLVRPPAARRNSRVLYLITNEDEEEKQREETTRKRPSGEGTLCRRSRSQPQQHNSSRPPPPSWRQAFLPTVSFCCRKREEMTAEEGDKSFLERMLSHLRSTSKCPYTKHLDKVLEEAAAEFYPHFKFVECPKYPAFCLTRQRNEYPFIEIFYSPEQATGQGKVVDPNITKYSVKVLPFNYDVSVYGFREFFKRHGMNLPETK
- the LOC135606568 gene encoding uncharacterized protein LOC135606568 isoform X5; this encodes MNLDECIGSIEALRRRPRERSVKKLVRPPAARRNSRVLYLITNEDEEEKQREETTRKRPSGEGTLCRFCCRKREEMTAEEGDKSFLERMLSHLRSTSKYYTGYPKDLGPSRIVHFTSERHFVQLLHEGSPVVVAFTIRCPYTKHLDKVLEEAAAEFYPHFKFVECPKYPAFCLTRQRNEYPFIEIFYSPEQATGQGKVVDPNITKYSVKVLPFNYDVSVYGFREFFKRHGMNLPETK